From Fusarium poae strain DAOMC 252244 chromosome Unknown contig_3, whole genome shotgun sequence, one genomic window encodes:
- a CDS encoding uncharacterized protein (SECRETED:SignalP(1-19)) yields MRRTFPNIKLLFLLSSKAGIVPHDSGSGRVGDVLVPHSLLMRDQDGNSRTVDLTKILIQDLSCGLNESIENLISRNEKWGRKCQRPTADHVDGLSKVFVQKAGCSIYPDGAVISMGDCPEDADYRDDVAASFNTRSIVCFDDGHTSSLLRQMGDNDLSVVPILGISHYCDERTTSSQRIWKNYASVAVAACARMVLEQDNLSSFGHSRQTSHTSKADVNGNTLTDSSIDCGSIATPSSITATCTLPQGDERSVDTTSQQISALEHPIRPPPSPEPTVILAEIQNAAQNVSQLAGRFGFKMIATLQRPRIKTALFKDQKKLQLSSLRYADNFNCRVTKRFGKPGSFSTVSAPALWWLWDPLLEWLGPSYRSTDYTLEFTPISKRADIDLSYGIKIRLCVEENEYLIELTATFGGIFREQRIFKAPVTIFQFPKLTCFGVSKPALDVDERPYKGEGSFKDTFDYLMPAYGNLWRSAMGDSPAEEILLVEALSNTCKAEDDYMYMSKDQDCQCQNLVLRFSPAAREFVTERGLVGRKGGAYSKAANGPPGPKD; encoded by the coding sequence ATGCGGCGTACATTCCCGAATATAAAGCTGCTGTTTCTGCTTAGCAGTAAGGCCGGCATTGTGCCACATGATAGTGGCTCTGGCCGTGTTGGCGATGTACTTGTCCCGCATAGCCTACTCATGAGAGACCAAGATGGAAACAGCAGAACGGTGGACCTCACTAAGATTTTGATTCAAGATTTATCGTGTGGGCTCAACGAGAGCATCGAGAACCTGATTTCCCGAAACGAGAAATGGGGCAGGAAATGCCAGCGACCTACAGCGGATCACGTGGACGGGCTGAGTAAGGTTTTCGTGCAAAAAGCTGGTTGCTCGATATATCCAGACGGAGCGGTTATCTCCATGGGTGACTGTCCGGAGGATGCGGATTACAGGGACGACGTCGCAGCCTCCTTCAACACGCGATCTATCGTCTGCTTCGATGACGGACACACGTCAAGTCTATTGCGTCAGATGGGTGACAACGATCTGAGTGTGGTGCCTATTCTGGGTATCTCGCACTACTGTGATGAACGTACGACATCTAGTCAACGCATTTGGAAAAACTATGCTTCTGTAGCTGTGGCGGCTTGTGCACGAATGGTTCTTGAACAAGATAATCTCAGCTCCTTTGGCCATAGCCGGCAAACATCCCATACATCAAAAGCTGATGTGAACGGAAACACGTTGACTGAcagtagtatcgactgcggGAGTATTGCCACCCCCAGTAGCATTACAGCTACATGTACATTGCCGCAGGGGGACGAGCGCTCCGTGGACACAACTTCCCAGCAAATATCAGCCCTGGAGCATCCCATCAGACCACCACCCTCACCAGAACCTACAGTCATACTCGCCGAGATCCAAAATGCTGCTCAAAACGTATCGCAGCTCGCTGGGCGATTCGGCTTCAAGATGATTGCAACGCTCCAACGCCCCAGAATCAAGACTGCGCTATTTAAAGACCAGAAAAAGCTCCAGTTATCAAGCCTGAGATACGCCGATAACTTTAACTGTCGGGTTACGAAACGTTTCGGAAAGCCAGGGAGCTTCAGTACTGTCTCAGCTCCGGCGCTTTGGTGGTTATGGGACCCGCTACTAGAGTGGCTCGGACCATCATATCGCTCGACCGATTACACACTCGAATTTACGCCGATTTCGAAGAGAGCCGACATCGACTTGAGTTACGGCATCAAGATAAGGCTTTGCGTTGAGGAGAATGAGTATCTTATCGAGCTCACAGCAACCTTTGGCGGTATATTCAGGGAGCAACGTATCTTCAAGGCACCAGTCACGATATTTCAATTTCCAAAATTAACATGCTTCGGCGTATCTAAGCCTGCCTTGGACGTTGATGAACGCCCATATAAAGGAGAAGGCTCCTTCAAAGACACATTCGACTACCTCATGCCAGCCTACGGAAACCTGTGGCGCAGCGCCATGGGTGACTCTCCAGCAGAGGAAATATTACTAGTTGAGGCTTTGTCTAACACTTGTAAGGCCGAGGATGACTATATGTACATGTCTAAGGATCAAGACTGCCAGTGTCAGAACCTAGTACTGCGCTTCTCTCCAGCAGCCAGGGAGTTTGTCACGGAGCGGGGCCTTGTCGGAAGGAAGGGCGGGGCATACAGCAAGGCCGCCAATGGCCCTCCCGGCCCAAAGGACTAG